A window of Microcystis aeruginosa FD4 contains these coding sequences:
- a CDS encoding ISKra4 family transposase (programmed frameshift), with protein MLSENEKRIKELCQELGQCLYEQSQVEKFNNLAEIEETVRDLMIQYVNPEIGNFFVKTSTGETAGRTRKVKSILGELPITEKQAKKLEVKPRTQMSPMLEKNCLLLSGDESYEKSAQKIKSLTGIAVSHSTQQRLVHRYAFEELPSNPEVEVEEMSIDGGKVRLRTAKGKALIWRDYKAVSFHQLGVAAFFQDNSALLDLVNSQVLAEPLICLGDGHDGIWNLFGQIGEKQERIEILDWYHLIENLYKVGGSFQRIDEVKCFLWKGEVDAAISCFEGWSEPQVENFIIYLNKHKHRIVNYGYLQAEGISIGSGSVESKIKQIAHRLKITGASWESGNVPQVLRHRSAYLNGCLF; from the exons ATGTTATCAGAAAATGAAAAAAGAATTAAAGAGTTATGTCAAGAGTTAGGGCAATGTCTTTATGAACAATCCCAAGTTGAGAAATTTAATAACTTGGCAGAGATAGAAGAGACTGTTAGAGATTTAATGATTCAGTATGTCAACCCAGAAATCGGTA ATTTTTTTGTCAAAACAAGCACAGGAGAAACAGCCGGTCGGACAAGAAAAGTAAAAAGTATTTTGGGCGAATTACCAATTACAGAAAAACAAGCGAAGAAGTTAGAAGTAAAGCCTCGGACTCAGATGAGTCCAATGTTAGAGAAGAACTGTTTGCTATTAAGTGGCGATGAATCCTACGAGAAATCGGCGCAGAAAATCAAATCATTGACAGGAATTGCTGTTTCTCACAGTACCCAACAACGCCTCGTACATCGCTATGCTTTTGAAGAATTACCGTCTAACCCAGAAGTTGAAGTCGAAGAAATGAGCATAGATGGCGGTAAGGTACGACTAAGAACTGCCAAGGGAAAAGCCTTGATTTGGCGTGATTATAAAGCAGTGAGTTTTCATCAACTGGGGGTAGCGGCCTTTTTTCAAGATAACTCGGCTTTATTAGATTTGGTTAATTCTCAAGTTTTGGCTGAACCTTTAATTTGTTTAGGAGATGGACATGATGGTATCTGGAATTTATTTGGTCAGATAGGAGAGAAACAGGAAAGAATTGAAATATTGGATTGGTATCATTTAATCGAAAACCTCTATAAAGTTGGCGGGTCATTCCAGCGGATTGATGAGGTAAAATGTTTTCTATGGAAGGGGGAAGTGGATGCTGCTATCTCCTGTTTTGAGGGATGGTCAGAGCCGCAAGTGGAGAATTTTATTATTTATTTGAACAAGCATAAACATCGAATTGTCAATTATGGTTATTTGCAGGCAGAGGGCATTTCGATTGGCTCTGGCTCTGTTGAATCAAAAATTAAACAAATTGCTCATCGTCTTAAAATTACTGGTGCAAGTTGGGAATCTGGTAATGTACCGCAAGTCCTTCGTCATCGCTCTGCCTATCTAAATGGTTGCCTTTTTTAA
- a CDS encoding DUF4127 family protein has translation MMITQKLKALVNTVIKQSTLDSSQITDHTQKFSLTAGDKLEINDYKSAANNHWELELTTPVNQMAKWFAYIPHVEIKSNDPVAKILQDIKLSQFKVYHRPTEQDGDGVGIPPNGQDNRSERICPVYVLSPRRQTDSLVRQLITLLRVKDTAFIIAERLVQYPEDYLPTISQFQKAVIVQSFVGVGPPQPDATPYPDWAKERHDKELWRLEQSIRLLQSMNRKISAVVCAMGDSQKHSSKDVRETMQTRLYNLLDKYNLSALKQPITWGADELVAMGIAQTLPKTKVRVRISNKKTEMWYDGRRPPRELVTEKLQAVGLEESETGWDFEVAILTRRQNGSIDDYQKDDQEQAQLDEQFLAQYKNYSSEQRAKLVIIDGRLFNGAWNATSVLPHDDLLAFGSWGTFGNCVGSTLAVAKILFYAKNPAAQRQLYLEAIAHDVFANGYKEVQRPEEPKSFCNQLKNQTGITFKHYDGYDNPATVKKVFEVLNRRVNVRMQEHFAGLPLVNNRVFRITPQFWRTFERGASHLCNEY, from the coding sequence ATGATGATTACCCAAAAACTGAAAGCTCTAGTCAATACTGTTATCAAACAATCTACCCTAGATAGCAGTCAGATTACCGACCATACTCAAAAATTTTCCTTGACAGCAGGAGATAAACTTGAGATTAATGATTACAAATCTGCAGCCAATAACCACTGGGAATTAGAATTAACAACCCCTGTTAATCAGATGGCGAAATGGTTCGCTTATATTCCCCATGTCGAAATTAAAAGTAATGACCCTGTGGCTAAGATATTACAAGATATTAAGCTGTCTCAATTTAAGGTGTATCATCGACCAACAGAACAAGATGGAGATGGAGTGGGGATTCCCCCTAATGGACAAGACAACCGTTCAGAAAGAATTTGTCCTGTGTACGTTCTTAGTCCAAGAAGACAGACAGATTCTTTAGTCAGACAACTGATTACACTGCTTCGGGTCAAGGATACAGCGTTCATTATTGCAGAACGATTGGTACAATATCCCGAAGATTATCTACCCACTATTTCTCAATTTCAAAAAGCGGTTATTGTCCAATCTTTTGTTGGTGTCGGTCCTCCTCAACCGGATGCAACTCCTTATCCAGATTGGGCAAAAGAAAGACACGACAAAGAGTTGTGGAGACTCGAACAATCTATCCGTCTATTACAGTCGATGAATCGAAAAATCTCAGCTGTCGTTTGTGCGATGGGAGATTCTCAAAAACATTCATCCAAAGATGTGCGAGAAACAATGCAAACAAGATTATACAATCTTCTGGATAAGTATAATCTCTCGGCTCTCAAACAGCCAATTACTTGGGGAGCAGATGAATTAGTAGCAATGGGAATCGCTCAAACTCTTCCTAAAACTAAAGTGCGTGTCCGCATCTCTAATAAGAAGACTGAAATGTGGTACGACGGGCGACGGCCACCACGAGAACTTGTGACTGAAAAATTACAAGCAGTTGGGTTAGAAGAATCAGAAACTGGCTGGGATTTCGAGGTCGCTATCCTAACTCGTCGTCAAAATGGTAGTATTGATGATTATCAGAAAGACGACCAGGAACAAGCCCAGTTAGACGAGCAATTTCTGGCTCAATATAAGAACTATTCTTCCGAGCAGCGCGCTAAATTAGTCATCATTGATGGCCGACTTTTTAATGGGGCTTGGAATGCCACTTCTGTGTTACCTCATGATGATTTATTGGCCTTCGGTAGTTGGGGAACTTTTGGCAATTGTGTCGGCTCAACTTTGGCGGTGGCAAAAATTCTTTTCTACGCTAAAAATCCTGCCGCTCAAAGACAACTTTATTTAGAAGCCATTGCTCATGATGTTTTTGCTAATGGCTATAAAGAAGTTCAACGACCCGAAGAACCTAAAAGCTTCTGTAATCAGCTAAAAAATCAAACAGGAATCACTTTCAAGCATTACGACGGATATGATAATCCTGCTACGGTCAAAAAAGTCTTTGAGGTCTTAAATCGGCGCGTTAATGTCAGAATGCAAGAACATTTTGCAGGACTTCCCCTTGTTAATAACCGGGTCTTCCGAATTACCCCGCAATTTTGGCGCACTTTTGAGAGGGGAGCATCTCACTTGTGCAATGAGTATTAA
- a CDS encoding DUF6636 domain-containing protein, with protein sequence MIETLTNQVSIPVCLSLIACVITVLSRELNAQNPPSFVMPSGNIYCALIGKDNNMLRCEIQSMLNPLPPQPYPNYCQFDWGAGFLLRQQGKPEVLCISDTIAGTKNILSYGKTWQHSGFKCISQRTGLMCSNPGGHGFFLSRQQWKVF encoded by the coding sequence ATGATTGAAACTCTAACAAATCAAGTTAGCATCCCTGTATGTTTATCTTTGATCGCCTGTGTCATAACTGTGCTATCCCGTGAACTTAACGCTCAAAATCCCCCTAGCTTTGTGATGCCAAGTGGTAACATTTATTGCGCTCTAATTGGGAAAGATAATAATATGCTACGGTGCGAGATTCAAAGTATGTTAAATCCTCTACCCCCTCAACCTTATCCTAATTATTGTCAATTTGATTGGGGGGCTGGTTTTCTACTCCGTCAACAAGGTAAACCAGAGGTTCTTTGTATAAGTGATACCATTGCCGGTACTAAAAACATACTTTCTTATGGAAAAACTTGGCAACATTCAGGCTTTAAATGTATCTCACAAAGAACGGGATTAATGTGTAGTAACCCCGGGGGACACGGTTTCTTTCTGAGTCGTCAGCAGTGGAAGGTTTTTTGA
- a CDS encoding CHAP domain-containing protein — MTTPQDVLQIAISEIGTTENPSGYDQTKYNAWYGMNHVPWAAIFVSYCFYHAGLPLEITTDKGFAYHPHAKKWFKEHGWWHTTPQVGDIVFFDWGLGNDQLPDSVGIVEKVNSDGSIVAIRGNVDNQVKRVNHQGSTIMGYGRPPYQTSKLDSELAQVLLNS, encoded by the coding sequence ATGACGACTCCACAAGACGTTTTACAAATTGCCATTAGTGAAATAGGCACAACAGAAAACCCTTCAGGTTATGACCAAACTAAATACAATGCTTGGTATGGTATGAATCATGTTCCTTGGGCAGCAATATTTGTTTCTTACTGCTTTTATCATGCGGGTTTACCGTTAGAAATTACCACAGATAAAGGTTTTGCCTATCATCCCCACGCAAAAAAATGGTTTAAAGAACATGGATGGTGGCATACAACTCCTCAAGTCGGGGATATTGTCTTCTTTGACTGGGGACTAGGAAATGATCAATTACCTGATAGCGTTGGCATTGTCGAAAAAGTAAATTCTGATGGTTCAATTGTTGCGATTCGAGGGAATGTCGATAATCAGGTTAAACGAGTAAACCATCAGGGAAGCACGATTATGGGTTATGGTCGTCCACCTTATCAAACTAGCAAACTAGATTCTGAACTTGCTCAGGTATTACTCAATTCCTAA
- a CDS encoding CHAP domain-containing protein, translating into MTTAQQVLQIAAREIGYKENPKNSNHNKFGIWYGMDYQPWCAMFVSYCFYNAGLPLPITTPKGFAYCPYGVKWFRNKGWWHTEPKVGDVVFYDWGGDGVSDHVGIVEKVNSDGSIVAIEGNTSDDFGDSNGGEVCRKTQKKGILGYGRPPYHGVVPPHQEEHLVWERFIALTSPYMRGDDVLQWQRQMIHRGWNLEADGVFKERDENVLKQFQKQKGLTVDGIIGPISWDAAWEAPITTD; encoded by the coding sequence ATGACTACCGCACAACAAGTTCTTCAAATTGCAGCCCGGGAAATTGGCTACAAAGAAAACCCAAAAAATTCTAACCATAATAAATTTGGTATTTGGTATGGTATGGATTATCAGCCTTGGTGTGCCATGTTTGTTTCCTATTGCTTTTACAATGCGGGCTTACCTTTACCTATTACTACACCTAAAGGGTTTGCTTATTGTCCTTATGGAGTGAAATGGTTTAGAAATAAAGGATGGTGGCATACAGAGCCTAAAGTGGGTGATGTTGTTTTTTATGATTGGGGAGGTGATGGTGTATCCGATCATGTCGGTATAGTTGAAAAAGTTAATTCTGACGGTTCAATTGTTGCTATTGAAGGGAATACCTCTGATGATTTTGGTGACTCTAACGGTGGCGAAGTTTGCCGTAAAACTCAGAAAAAAGGGATTTTAGGTTATGGTCGTCCTCCTTATCATGGTGTAGTCCCCCCTCATCAAGAGGAACATCTAGTTTGGGAACGTTTCATTGCTCTAACTAGCCCTTATATGCGAGGAGATGATGTCTTGCAGTGGCAACGACAAATGATTCACCGAGGTTGGAATCTTGAGGCTGATGGTGTCTTCAAGGAACGCGATGAGAATGTCTTAAAACAATTCCAAAAACAAAAAGGTCTAACAGTTGATGGCATTATTGGACCGATCTCGTGGGATGCAGCATGGGAAGCACCCATCACAACCGATTAA
- a CDS encoding DUF2235 domain-containing protein, translated as MKSRLIVCCDGTWQDLAQDYPTNVVKMVQAITPLDDSQGNPIRQIIYYDEGIGTKQTNAKVTDTLIKIAGGALGIGMDHKIEDAYRFLCLNYQPEDEIYLFGFSRGAYTVRCLAGLIYNCGLLYREFIRQIPKAYEIYRDKQDPNNAPNGKNAIDFRNQYGRRVPIKALCCWDTVASLGIPDIVHSLHLDQKFNERYRFYDSTINPTIEKAFHAVAIDEIRKVFDVTLMRPHSTHIRQQKEQVVQVWFPGGHGCVGGGSQKESGLSDGALLWMMEQVEALGLALDKSYIQHEVHPNCSASFDNTSKWPFNVAGTAPRQFEGDVSNLHESVKNRWTDLNINPPYEPAIPEIQMMLEQELGALRKKEIVSV; from the coding sequence ATGAAAAGCCGTCTTATTGTTTGTTGTGATGGAACTTGGCAAGATTTAGCACAAGATTATCCTACCAATGTTGTCAAAATGGTGCAAGCTATCACGCCACTTGATGATAGTCAGGGCAATCCCATCCGTCAAATCATCTACTATGACGAAGGGATTGGAACAAAACAAACTAATGCCAAGGTGACTGATACTTTAATTAAAATTGCTGGAGGTGCTTTAGGCATTGGCATGGATCATAAGATTGAGGATGCCTATCGTTTTCTGTGCTTAAACTATCAACCTGAAGATGAAATTTATCTCTTTGGGTTTAGTCGGGGAGCTTACACTGTACGCTGTTTAGCTGGGTTAATTTATAATTGTGGTTTGTTGTATCGAGAATTTATCCGACAAATTCCCAAAGCCTACGAAATTTACCGAGACAAACAAGACCCAAATAACGCACCTAACGGTAAAAATGCCATTGATTTCCGTAATCAGTATGGACGACGAGTTCCCATTAAAGCCTTATGTTGTTGGGATACGGTTGCTTCTTTAGGTATCCCCGATATCGTTCATTCTCTGCACTTGGATCAAAAGTTCAACGAACGTTATCGCTTTTATGATTCGACCATCAATCCTACAATTGAAAAGGCGTTTCATGCAGTTGCCATTGATGAAATTCGTAAAGTATTTGATGTAACACTAATGCGTCCCCATTCTACCCACATCAGACAACAAAAAGAACAAGTGGTTCAGGTTTGGTTTCCAGGGGGTCATGGTTGTGTTGGTGGAGGTTCTCAGAAAGAATCTGGCCTATCCGATGGAGCTTTATTGTGGATGATGGAACAAGTCGAAGCCTTGGGTTTGGCCTTAGATAAAAGTTATATTCAACATGAAGTTCATCCCAATTGTAGTGCGAGTTTTGATAATACGTCAAAATGGCCATTTAATGTAGCGGGAACAGCACCTCGTCAGTTTGAAGGGGATGTTAGCAATTTGCATGAAAGTGTTAAAAATCGCTGGACAGACCTGAATATTAATCCACCCTATGAACCGGCTATTCCCGAAATTCAAATGATGCTTGAGCAAGAGCTTGGTGCTTTGAGAAAGAAAGAAATAGTCTCTGTTTAG